From the genome of Bombus affinis isolate iyBomAffi1 unplaced genomic scaffold, iyBomAffi1.2 ctg00000202.1, whole genome shotgun sequence:
ccttagtgatggtaattgtagtattttaatttctttttttaattaaaaattccgatggcgccgttgacgaaattcgtaccttataaacgtcgacgattagcttcagccatcgGGAAAAGTAGTGTAgtgtaaaaagtaaaagtagtgtAGAAGTAGTGTACAATGTAGTCTGTTAAcaaagaatcatttgtaactgaataattatacctcgagaagattatacctgagtaattatatttattcttattttcttcccctttatttcatttgaatagatttttgtattcaaagagcgaggtatgattatatcagacgggttaatttgtttttacatatgtcaaaagaatgaaaggagatgacgatgaatcggtgacaggtagaaaattgtaatctgttgtatttccatggtactgtagttgattatattttgttcaatattattcatattctatcatgtaatttgggaatatacatacatatacatatataaaaatatattagatagtggtatacttatccctaatctttgtgatttctatgaaacttttatgattcattgtcacttgtatgaaggatggaaatataaaaaattgataaaattattaataatatttattattattaaattattattattaaatgtccaaattggacaaattgtgaatttcaataaataaataaaaagaaaaaaaaagttaaattagcatgttggtggctacccacAGCGGGGGGTACCTGTTATTTtctataggttggggttgataatcaagctgatccactcggattggttatcacaccttttattttctctcttatacaaaacacttatacaaatcacacagcaaacgtctaatctaacgtaatgttacgtataacaatatacgtatggaattttaaatgtcatgaggtttgcagcggactcaattttaattacagttttaattacattaaacattttgctcattgatgaccttaccttaattttttttctccttcctcactttcttctcctatgcgagtgacacagtaAGATTGATAGTAGCAagcaatttcattaaaacacaatttccttttccatttgatgaacacgatacgagacgagggaatgatttatgaacatgatacgagacgagggaaggatttaggaacacgactttcgagcggtttcaacaactattaagtttcatttatagcaacgaacactgccaaagttCATCAATTAATGTAATCGATCAATGttcgtaatcaataagattcgcgtaggtgccgtagatgacgtagatgaaaaaacgtagactaaacgtaaatgacgaaattatgtattaatttattttaacgcgttaaaattacgctaatgacagttgcgccgttctatttgttcatatatttaagccctatatgcaacaaagtgaacgtagcatctgcaagcgtgttagttggacaaccacgaattttcgcatatattgcacgaaaattcgtatataacaataatcactgccataatcatggtcgaacgtagatgacgagcttatgcattaattcactttaacacgttaaaattacgctaatgatagttgctccgttctatttgttcacatatttaagccctatatgcaacaaagtgaacgtagcatctgcaagcgtgttagttggacaacgacgaatttcgtttcgcaaacacggacacgtgaaacattttgaagttacgtggacgcgagagtaattcgttcccttaaattgctcaattttcatttctttcgccatgtatattcgagtattgcatttgaattgcagagcagtcggaagtaacggcgcacgtcgttgatatatcgacaggaacatgaattcttttttcataggatgaatacttttttcatcgaattattaaaccgaatcaagttttcaagtccaatcatttaatttcatcgttttacatcgaacgtttcaatcttttttcttttaaataccttacttatatttcatctcgttgaatattccatatttttaatgctattaccacttattggtaatttcaaatatgtaattatcgttctgaagttagaaattcgaaataacattcgtcagtatatgattctacgttttatatagagtaataaaaatgatacaatgagtttcgttaaataaccaaaaaaaaaaattcttgttcctttttctttttttttttttttttttttttttttggttttatgtatccaaggtcgagaataaactatgtgcacgtttcctctcgtttcttgtatttttatgaggaattcagtctttttacgccacaggagtctcaacgttttcgttttcacgcctacgttacgctcgttaaacacgttccaacaagaccatgaataagggtaacagctttaacgttttcacatgtgttaatttattattttagaccttaaatattttatttataaaatctttatttgaacaagttaccattgtcgctacaataaatcaatgaatgaaatcagtttaaatttaaaatatcatttcataatttctcgtcacttgtatctgaaaacaacaaaaaaacggtgtacccacatcgtgcgtagacgggaaattaaaacagtggagcttaattgaaacactgatcatattccgcgattgtaaaacaataatagaaaatcgtgtttcttttgaagggtatgaaattgtcaggagattatgccataaatgaaattggaaactagctggtcaaagggattaaactcaattaaactgaactgtgttatattgtacaaaggctagagaactgctaccaaatatctgctagtttaaaggtgtcccttataaattataattatatttcaaattcaatctcctagtaataagtaaattaatattttacctaaaatctgtgatatagataacaaaaataaattctttacattattcgttagtttgcaatataattagaatattctttatttttattttctggtgtctttgttattcttaaaagataaactgcttatttacaaatttaacactgcatatgctattaataaatcattttatatttaattttgcaaccttcagtcattgttaaaacttgttgacaatactgtcggttaatagaaatttctaaaatccccttgtttctactcgattaaagggtatattgcagaaactatgttagctacagtgttagctacaaatcacctgtgtcactccattaaacttatacacaatagtattgattcttgttttaatttaaaataaaatatgttattgtaggaatgaagcagaatgttcaaataattgaaacaactttttgtcctataattagtgcctttcattttaaaaattaaaaaatttttaatcaacgatatttggaagtttcgatctaaaatgaccaggaattgaaacagaaaatattttgatgccagtaaatacgtattcttcacacataaaacaaatatgaaaacaaacatcgatgtatatgaatgaattttgaaatggggaggaattatatgattatacccattctctgttgcgtttaattgtttcaattgatgtttcatgagaattttcatcgaattttttagagatcctggctgtaaggtctttttaaaattataagaacagattcaaactataacatttgaaaacttgtggttacaaaacttacttgtttctcataattatttaaatgaatctattcggcattttgagtgaccgtccctttatggctcggataacacctctccttcctttgggaaattccgaattatctgtcctccccgagctgcaaacctgatgacttagacagtagggaaaaaacatcagggaaaacctctggctagaaaagtacgatagacgaacaaaatttaacggctgatggggagtatcaacaacatacaaggacaatcatcaacaaagtgtcgtaccgtgcgggtgaaatactggagtttcaataagatcttataaccatcgagttcagaacatcaaactttgtttgcataaagcaagtgtaaacaaagtgtcaaattacactaacactcgatctattaaatccgttccaccttgagcgttaattcattcaaggttcgtggtatcgatcgatcggtcggacgtgcccggtggctctttagttgatgatttgtaacagaatccttgcattaacacagattctcagaacacacaacttcacccagcagatatcgattacagtcagttgtcactaacaatgctaatatcaacaatttctttacctgttgatcctctggaagttttaactatatatattctctaggaacagtaggattttaatgatataactttactaatgagatcttaatgtcataaacggtatcgaaacttcttaattaatgtcgttatcgaagaagagactcgtaatcttctcaaacgaagagcacttgatgtttacaagtagaactcgatatcttagtttcttaaaatgtgtttctgtgtttactttctaaatgtaaactttattcaaaacgagccgttcattcgttacaggccgttaataaaattgcactttgcacaaaggaattgccgttaataatttaagattctctgctcgtcgtacagggtatatatcgtaattattcacgacgatcgtaacgtttaagtccaattcgagcttaaaatcccacgtgagctatactaccacaatggcctgaatttctatttgttcgtttactgcctgtttgtactcggagcatccgttgtaaattacagcaaaatcttctaatgtgttccagaatatgtcttcatggaatttcaataatttattatatctatagataacaaatgtaaaacttattaatttataattaatataaaataagagagcacgaaacttcctattttatggacatattaaatatttgtaaaaaattctgtatcattagtatcactttaattactttaaaggatataatcccataaagccgtgacccctgaaagaatcgatgttcacgcgtgacaaattggcgtcgtatgaaagttccggtatgaacgttactagagctgataccagctaggggcacaggtatatgttctgggttcattatatatttataaagggctgccgattcaacgagtggtccgggtaaatttaaattgtaaatagacagagatttcaagtaaaagcctggataagagcggatatggtatgagagtctgtggtggaaagaggaacagactgcttttatttgtaaagtttgaatttcctcgatatcgaaggtgtttaagccgcaagtgtgtttcatgttaatcgttcatgttaattcattcgagaccgagattttattgtaatacgattcctgggtgtcagtacgatctgaatgttttgttagaatgatactgtgcttttctctctctcgaatatccttttcatattttaattttaaatcgatgacaatcttaaattttatgcctcgtgtttttaaaatataaaattatatactatgttatactataatgtattatgtacagttatatatattatgcctactgattgatatgaatttctttcggtctcgaatgcgttaaaacggagcgcaaagaagtcgaaattacttattgtaattggtaaaacatcgtgaaaggcagacagatacaagaaagaagttaaactataaattatatttgcgacattgttatgtttttgctttctttaagactttcatcaagacagccgacctataaatattaatcgaccaatttctctaagcttgtaacttcaaattaatgtttatatatataaagagttacgtattaatgtatctaaatatttaaaaagatgtttaatgttataaatgatggatattaaagatgttcaaaagaatgtagtcttcgcgtgttctttatcatatccctgatcaaagacactccaatattattacaatatccaattacatattgatacacaagattatcatttataacattttggttttcttaattgagttattcatttagtacaaatgataagtaattagtaataattcataaaaaaaaaaaaaaaaaaaaacggtattgtagtagaaatattataagaaaacattttctgtttcagtgtagagttactcctttttatagacagtgtcgtacaaatccgtacgtctttgagaaaatgtatctttgagaaaaggtatctgagcccttacttcctcaacaactttcaaatctgagagaaaagaaaaacataccaagtaataagtaatgcttgctaataaattcagcaaatacagagggagccggcaaaatcgataaaacaacgagactcaaagttaattacatcgtggatttctcgcttttaacgttaagctggaaattaccgatatcggtgaccaccatattttcctgagtttccaaatcgtaaaggattttcccccagggatttgtcgactgtgtatgtccccatgcgacataacttgctgaaggaacacgagccggtgatatacaggcgacgtataattgattgtcattcgttctggaacgctgaagtaatgaccagtgcagtggtccagtggtcatattgaatgccgccggatatatcagcatttggcaacctaacacagagaaacgggaaatatgagaccactgaattttagttaactttgtagctgcacagtccacattccataatttatgaatatgcgagaacagtcctcttgtcgtgcttctaattcttttatttatttcattttcagcgaatatactggttttttaaattaagctcctttttatacagagttacagattatattgattatattttatatagaatatatttaagaaagatagttactttcctgctagttaagtattgttcgattaagctactgtacctttgttccgataaatgcgtgccatttcctcgaatatgatatcatagcaaatgccaatacctattttccagcccttcacatcaaacattgttagggaattaccaggactgagtgaatcactctctcgaaaagtaatcttgttgggaatgtcgatgtcgaatagatgtacctaataatataaaaatatagttgctaactctattgctgtaacttttgtaatttaacatcaatgttacgaacttttaaactttaattgttttttatttaataactgacagcgtttttatcactttcttttattaaaaagttttatcatttaataatatttgagaaggaatattttttaagaaaaaataagttttttcctatgtgaaaaatttatgttacaaaacaaatatattgtccaaatcttatatattatattacgacaaaaatatatgtttctcgtatcaagacgtattttataaacctataacatattttttaaattatagaattggttatagtacacgtatgtacatatgtatattcctaaattattcctagatagagtcactttctccaccccaatattttcaatttcaaagccacatggaggtatattatttaccttccggtgttttcctatcaaagttccatcgggaccccaaatagtacaggtattgtacaatttatcgccctctatttcaggtatcgtaccaccaactacataaatgctgttttctcTAGCTGCcatcgataaagcaacgctcgtttcaccatcaggaatactctcggcgtattttggaaagtattctgcattgcaatatttcaattaatgaaaaataactgtcctttgttccaaccataaattaggttgaaatgtttgtcaattttttattttttaaattattaaaataactaaattttatatttcgatttacttaaatatataattacttagataatagtacatataataaattgtttctacaggttcaagatgaaaaatgaatatttagaaatgtttaattacaatcatgctatttgggttagtaccagtgacttgttacgtaacgactttgctagtactttttgaagcataaagttagattttaactaactttaatttttaactactataggtggaattataaatacaaaataattgataatactagtttataagtacctaattattagtatcttaaaaaatatatttatacaaaaatcacgataatcataaaagtggggaaattctatattctcgagtcaattcacaatctttatggaagtataaacgataaggtaatttgtctacttttacttttttctatatagttgttatacatataataaattattagaaaaagaaacaaattattacgtattccatatgccgaattaaagcattcaggaagagcgataatatcagcattatgctctttcgcgctggaaatgtaggaaactgcccgctctacatttttgcttttacttcatttacttgaagttgtaccaacgccaagcgaaatgctaaaatgttggaaaatttaaatacactcggttatatatttcccatactttttatctataaatactttatacatagtgaatactttctcgacatcgttcgcactacttgtttagcgatgttcgtaagtatcataatgttctttgaggttatgtattttactactcgatatcaacattacgtaaacaatacgcggggatttttaataattattgataaagtttaggacattaaatttgatgtaattgtaaacattattacatattataattaaatgtaattttcagttaagggtaagaaaagaaatatacttttgtaaaaatacactttattataaaatctgtataaataaaattgtacaatttatcttgaaagtaaaatgaccgaatacgttactggaaaatattactgcctactaaatgatcgagatcttgatctttctcgtcttttgtgtttctttctgtctgcataatctctgggtttcttatctctaactttttctctttctttgcctttctttttatgtttcttacttgatctttcagacgagcaatcgtgcttcttacgtttctttgacttcttcaatctttttaatttataagaatcattactattagagttacttctttctcttcgtctcttcttttcagaatcactatcgctgtcatcattagattcggagcgcctttttcgtctttctgattttttatcccccactttatcatacttgttcttattctgcatcgtacttccgattttctttcttttattactacttttgtcaccatcttcaccgtcttcggggtcaggggacattgatctttttctatccatcttttgcttgagtcccttggattccttgtccttatattcctcatacttttttgtatctgaaattaaccccataaaatactgaaagctaaaacctctacatttatcatattttatataaaaatagaagggacctttaaaaaattgcatgcaacaacacacttacaggtactcttgaattagtttttctacatgtccgattatgtctttatatgtatatgtcaattcaaatttgttttcttaaaagtcccttgatgaaaaactaacacttcatattaactttgaacttttgagttcttagaacattctgatttagtcactggccgtaccataaattcatttacagatattatatttccaccaagagctagttttattatgagccttcctgcatcatcatcaaatccttctatatgaccataattattactttgttttccagctataattttcacaaatgttcctttctcgattttaacttcttcctcttcttttttggaatctgtatttttcttctgcaatgctactttgtctgctccaagacccataccttttggtcgtaattctggtatgacagctgctactaatctgtaatagttagaataaacgattgtgaaataaaaaatgatgttctctgtttactttccaataagtgatgtattaaatacatataattaatttaatccagagtaaaattcatacttttcatttcaaccaattccctttcctggttgccatcccattccccttaacattgctacaccaaaagcatcaataggaattttttcataatcttctaacgtagactgaaaaatacaaaacgatatttataatatgcaaatgtaatacatctgcgcattgcacatcaatatgttgataacgtacctgttctttgcctcctaatgattcatcttttactaaaggtaaagttaaatcatttgttttagtttcatgttcattctttgacttaagttcctcaatgatttctttagccgcttgctcttctaaagtaacaactttattttcactatcttcaactggctctttctttctatattgatattattggcgatgtttttccattagatagctttgattttgcctcgttaacactagcgtctcctaccttttccttatctgccttcggaaggtaaatgtctgcatctattttattaacaattctatcatgccaggtttttgaacctagtaatggaataattagaggttcatcttttttttcttcctcactgaaataaaaaaattgttttcaaatatatatattccgctattggtgatttttataggttaggttgaggttatatgtttcttgattataaattttactttttgaactcaccctattactttaatacctttctcatcgaggcattcaatgtaatcaactttctttttttcttgtggaatagcattttttaacacaggtttcttaatagatttcttctttccttcttctgccatttattcgttattttaacactgacttatagatcaatacacatgtatatactagacataaagattgatgtcacttgaaactatgtacatgaatctaatatcttattatactttattaatctactcaaaattacttgcacattactaaaatttcattccgacaatgtatcaagcgcctgaataagtgacattaaagtaaacatatatgagagaggaaataagaagaactgacgcctatggttttctatgttacagagctagtgctgcaccatacggccaaatgccgaaggtggcttatgctagtatatacctgcctatacgtttcaatcagaaaatcgatattatgtggtcgtgtgaaaattcacatttccctaggagctgtattttgatagatttaagcttctaatggagcattttaaacgtatagagtatactatgaagtagatagtagtgcggatcattttatattcatagaaaatttgaatgtatagaaatgtacaaaatgctcatgatatgcaaagatatgcaaaatattcaaagtaaaccaatcatcaaaaagtttagaaggtgaaacaaatttctttaataacacctagattaatttttatttgttaacaatcccatatataaccatagctttcgcccggcgcatatacgcgcccatacatgcgttaataagataagaggaaataaaagacagattatcgataaaatacactaacacatatgtaatacgtggatatattatcactcagattacacatattatatattataagggaatatgtataccacgtatatatgtagaacgaacatttcaaacttgtttatagcccgtgcgcacacatacatgcacgcatacgaacaatttttcgaactataattctattaataatttataaccatttatatttttatatttttatatttttatatgataaccatttatattttttaaaatatgttcttatggcatacatatttattccacgcttcatatctatccacatccgtaactgtaggtgacattgtttttaacaattttgctattatttcataattctttaattcatatttcaaagtcgtaacagatgtttctttttttttttcaagtttttcccatattggacttatttctagcagccatgcttgcttacaaagcaattttatatccacgcaagaatatttttcagtagattttattatgtggtttacaatatccatattctctaataactggttgctaaggtataatttgaacataccaagtcgagtaacttcatttggtaatgataagtatattttcttttcaagaaaaagtctgcgtaaagctgcatcaatgtccgtaataatatatttacaataaatattattgt
Proteins encoded in this window:
- the LOC126927704 gene encoding omega-amidase NIT2-like isoform X4, which translates into the protein MYYYLKYFPKYAESIPDGETSVALSMAARENSIYVVGGTIPEIEGDKLYNTCTIWGPDGTLIGKHRKVHLFDIDIPNKITFRESDSLSPGNSLTMFDVKGWKIGIGICYDIIFEEMARIYRNKGCQMLIYPAAFNMTTGPLHWSLLQRSRTNDNQLYVACISPARVPSASYVAWGHTQSTNPWGKILYDLETQENMVVTDIARGFP
- the LOC126927704 gene encoding omega-amidase NIT2-like isoform X2 gives rise to the protein MYYYLKYFPKYAESIPDGETSVALSMAARENSIYVVGGTIPEIEGDKLYNTCTIWGPDGTLIGKHRKVHLFDIDIPNKITFRESDSLSPGNSLTMFDVKGWKIGIGICYDIIFEEMARIYRNKGCQMLIYPAAFNMTTGPLHWSLLQRSRTNDNQLYVACISPARVPSASYVAWGHTQSTNPWGKILYDLETQENMVVTDIGVTALWDYIL
- the LOC126927704 gene encoding omega-amidase NIT2-like isoform X1; this encodes MYYYLKYFPKYAESIPDGETSVALSMAARENSIYVVGGTIPEIEGDKLYNTCTIWGPDGTLIGKHRKVHLFDIDIPNKITFRESDSLSPGNSLTMFDVKGWKIGIGICYDIIFEEMARIYRNKGCQMLIYPAAFNMTTGPLHWSLLQRSRTNDNQLYVACISPARVPSASYVAWGHTQSTNPWGKILYDLETQENMVVTDIDLKVVEEVRAQIPFLKDTFSQRRTDLYDTVYKKE
- the LOC126927704 gene encoding omega-amidase NIT2-like isoform X3, with the protein product MAARENSIYVVGGTIPEIEGDKLYNTCTIWGPDGTLIGKHRKVHLFDIDIPNKITFRESDSLSPGNSLTMFDVKGWKIGIGICYDIIFEEMARIYRNKGCQMLIYPAAFNMTTGPLHWSLLQRSRTNDNQLYVACISPARVPSASYVAWGHTQSTNPWGKILYDLETQENMVVTDIDLKVVEEVRAQIPFLKDTFSQRRTDLYDTVYKKE
- the LOC126927713 gene encoding protein FAM133-like isoform X1, translating into MGLGADKVALQKKNTDSKKEEEEVKIEKGTFVKIIAGKQNTKKYEEYKDKESKGLKQKMDRKRSMSPDPEDGEDGDKSSNKRKKIGSTMQNKNKYDKVGDKKSERRKRRSESNDDSDSDSEKKRRRERSNSNSNDSYKLKRLKKSKKRKKHDCSSERSSKKHKKKGKEREKVRDKKPRDYADRKKHKRRERSRSRSFSRQ
- the LOC126927713 gene encoding G-patch domain and KOW motifs-containing protein-like isoform X4 — protein: MGLGADKVALQKKNTDSKKEEEEVKIEKGTFVKIIAGKQSNNYGHIEGFDDDAGRLIIKLALGGNIISIQKSMRNIRTRNPRDSSKRWIEKDQCPLTPKTVKMVTKVVIKERKSEVRCRIRTSMIKWGIKNQKDEKGAPNLMMTAIVILKRRDEEKEVTLIVMILIN
- the LOC126927716 gene encoding uncharacterized protein LOC126927716, which gives rise to MAEEGKKKSIKKPVLKNAIPQEKKKVDYIECLDEKGIKVIGEEEKKDEPLIIPLLGSKTWHDRIVNKIDADIYLPKADKEKVGDASVNEAKSKLSNGKTSPIISI